The Williamsia sp. DF01-3 genome has a window encoding:
- a CDS encoding SWIM zinc finger family protein: MGTQRWRAEQVLALAPDPGSQAAGRKLSVSAPWSSQGCADQVVWGLCRGSGRNPYQTIVDLSGPAYKCSCPSRKFPCKHALGLMLLWTAGGVPEEPQVADFARPWIDERIAKAAAAPSRPVRAEPKDPERAARTAQQRELRVAGGLDEFEMWLDDQVRSGLAGAEADPYRRFDPVAARLVDAQAPGLARRVRELPAMVTGTRWPERLLRELAMLRLLVQAHRSLRDLEPAMAANVRRHVGYPVARADVLASAPVSDTWKIVAVRDRDDEQLVTRRIWLWGSGTGRRAVVLSFAPTTAGLDGRFLAGMVFDGPLYFYPGSPRCARWLPTATSG, encoded by the coding sequence GTGGGCACACAGCGATGGCGGGCCGAGCAGGTACTGGCGCTCGCCCCTGATCCGGGTTCGCAGGCCGCGGGTCGGAAACTCTCCGTATCGGCGCCGTGGTCCTCGCAGGGCTGCGCCGACCAGGTGGTGTGGGGGCTCTGCCGAGGCAGCGGCAGAAATCCGTACCAGACGATCGTCGATCTGAGCGGTCCTGCCTACAAGTGCTCCTGTCCTTCGCGGAAGTTCCCCTGCAAACATGCGCTCGGGCTGATGTTGCTCTGGACTGCGGGCGGTGTGCCCGAAGAACCGCAGGTCGCAGACTTTGCCAGACCGTGGATAGACGAGCGCATAGCGAAAGCCGCCGCGGCGCCGTCCCGTCCGGTCCGAGCGGAACCGAAAGATCCCGAACGTGCGGCCCGCACTGCACAGCAGCGAGAACTCCGCGTCGCCGGCGGTCTGGACGAGTTCGAGATGTGGCTCGATGACCAGGTGCGCAGCGGCTTGGCCGGTGCGGAGGCGGATCCTTACCGGCGTTTCGATCCGGTGGCGGCGCGACTCGTGGATGCGCAGGCGCCTGGTCTGGCCCGCCGGGTGCGCGAGCTGCCTGCGATGGTGACGGGTACCCGCTGGCCCGAGCGGCTGCTCCGAGAACTGGCGATGCTTCGGTTGTTGGTGCAGGCGCATCGATCTTTGCGTGACCTCGAGCCGGCGATGGCCGCCAACGTACGCAGGCATGTCGGTTACCCGGTTGCCCGGGCCGACGTGTTGGCGAGCGCACCAGTGAGCGACACCTGGAAGATCGTGGCCGTCCGTGACCGGGATGATGAGCAGCTGGTCACCCGCCGGATCTGGTTGTGGGGCAGCGGTACCGGACGACGCGCGGTGGTGTTGTCGTTCGCGCCCACCACGGCCGGGCTCGACGGTCGGTTCCTCGCAGGCATGGTGTTCGACGGCCCGCTGTACTTCTACCCGGGGTCGCCCCGCTGCGCGCGCTGGTTGCCGACGGCGACCTCGGGATGA
- a CDS encoding TetR family transcriptional regulator translates to MTLVQAATGQVRAGLRERKKVQTRDRLIAAALKLCDEQGFEATTVDQISDAADISPRTFNRYFATKEDVVLAPAEDMIVAMADSLDAQPRTGNEIEALINAQVQILGGRCPVGSVDLSRFETMNRIIQNAPAVNARGMELSDRKFRSISDKVAERMEVPADDARVRVIVSVFMSLMHISLDTWRCGQVGSMADSTVAADTLKATYQTFREVAKNL, encoded by the coding sequence GTGACACTCGTACAAGCCGCAACTGGCCAGGTCAGGGCCGGTCTTCGGGAACGCAAGAAGGTGCAGACCCGTGATCGGCTGATCGCGGCTGCCCTGAAGTTGTGTGACGAACAAGGCTTCGAGGCCACCACGGTCGACCAGATCTCGGACGCCGCGGACATCTCGCCCCGTACCTTCAACCGCTACTTCGCGACCAAAGAGGATGTTGTGCTCGCGCCGGCCGAGGACATGATCGTGGCCATGGCCGATTCCCTCGACGCGCAACCGCGCACCGGTAACGAGATCGAAGCGCTGATCAACGCGCAGGTGCAGATCCTCGGTGGACGTTGCCCCGTCGGCTCGGTGGACCTTTCCCGGTTCGAGACGATGAACCGGATCATCCAGAACGCGCCGGCGGTGAATGCGCGCGGAATGGAGCTCAGCGACAGAAAGTTCCGCAGCATCAGCGACAAGGTCGCCGAGCGGATGGAAGTGCCGGCCGACGACGCGCGAGTGCGGGTGATCGTGTCGGTGTTCATGTCGCTCATGCACATCTCGCTCGACACCTGGCGCTGCGGACAGGTCGGCTCGATGGCCGATTCGACGGTGGCGGCGGACACGCTGAAGGCCACGTACCAGACGTTCCGTGAGGTCGCCAAGAACCTCTGA
- a CDS encoding MFS transporter: MASPDTVISQDSPDSGLAKDSAAAPKSTGDSRRWWALGIIALAQLMVVLDASIITIALPYAQVDLDISDANRQWALTAYTLMFGGLLLLGGRMADYLGRRRMFLIGLAGFAASSAMAGFAWDAMSFFAGRALQGVFAAILAPAALSLITVTFTEHRERARAFAVYAAVSGGGAAIGLIAGGALTEYLSWRWTMLVNTPIAIIAAIGGLWLVIRDIPTKRTGGYDLPGAITVTLGLISIVYAFTKAAESGWGASSTIFFFVAGAVLLAVFVAIEMRTSNPLLPLRIPGELNRGGAYLVAFIIPTAMFAMFLFLSYYFQNTLGETPLRAGVLFLPFPIALIVSAGAASSLLPRFGPRPLMIAGTISGVLGYLYLAQLDSDSSWVAHVLPSELLIALGMGLVFVSMQAVALHRIDVKDSGVASALVNTAQQVGGSVGVALLSTIVAQVFSNDSGSATRIGEDGNPVPVDPEAFISASIHSYDVAFYWGAGFMALALAVTVFMIRMNRHALGDETQNAAAVAA; encoded by the coding sequence GTGGCTTCACCCGACACCGTCATCTCACAGGATTCACCTGACAGCGGCCTCGCGAAAGACAGCGCGGCCGCACCGAAGTCGACCGGCGACTCGCGCCGATGGTGGGCGCTGGGAATCATCGCCCTCGCCCAGCTGATGGTGGTACTCGACGCCAGCATCATCACGATCGCCTTGCCCTATGCGCAGGTCGACCTGGACATCTCCGATGCCAACAGACAGTGGGCGCTCACCGCCTACACCCTGATGTTCGGCGGTCTACTACTACTGGGTGGCCGGATGGCCGACTACCTGGGCCGCCGCCGGATGTTCCTGATCGGCCTGGCCGGTTTCGCCGCATCGTCGGCGATGGCCGGATTCGCCTGGGACGCAATGTCCTTCTTCGCCGGACGCGCACTGCAGGGCGTGTTCGCAGCCATTCTCGCCCCCGCAGCCCTGTCCCTGATCACCGTCACATTCACCGAACACCGTGAACGTGCACGCGCTTTTGCCGTCTACGCGGCAGTGTCCGGCGGTGGCGCCGCGATCGGCCTCATCGCAGGAGGCGCGCTCACCGAGTACCTGTCGTGGCGCTGGACCATGCTGGTCAACACCCCGATCGCGATCATCGCGGCCATCGGCGGACTGTGGCTGGTGATCCGGGACATTCCCACCAAACGAACCGGTGGTTACGACCTTCCCGGCGCGATCACGGTGACCCTCGGCCTGATCAGCATCGTCTACGCGTTCACCAAGGCAGCTGAATCCGGCTGGGGCGCATCATCGACCATTTTCTTCTTCGTCGCCGGCGCAGTGTTGCTCGCCGTGTTCGTGGCAATCGAGATGCGCACGTCGAATCCGCTGCTGCCGCTCCGTATTCCTGGCGAACTCAACCGCGGTGGCGCCTACCTGGTCGCCTTCATCATCCCGACGGCGATGTTCGCGATGTTCCTCTTCCTCAGCTACTACTTCCAGAACACGCTCGGGGAGACACCGCTGCGGGCCGGAGTCCTGTTCCTTCCGTTCCCGATCGCTTTGATCGTGTCAGCGGGGGCCGCCAGCTCCCTGCTGCCACGGTTCGGCCCGCGTCCGTTGATGATCGCCGGCACCATCTCCGGTGTCCTGGGCTATCTCTACCTCGCCCAGCTCGACTCGGACTCGTCATGGGTGGCGCATGTCCTGCCCAGCGAGCTCCTGATCGCCCTCGGCATGGGCCTGGTGTTCGTGTCCATGCAGGCGGTGGCGCTGCATCGCATCGACGTCAAAGACTCCGGCGTGGCCAGCGCCCTGGTGAACACCGCGCAGCAGGTCGGCGGTTCGGTGGGCGTCGCGCTCCTGAGTACGATTGTGGCGCAGGTCTTCTCGAACGATTCCGGCAGCGCAACGAGGATCGGTGAAGACGGGAACCCGGTTCCCGTCGATCCAGAGGCGTTCATCTCGGCCAGCATCCACAGCTATGACGTGGCGTTCTACTGGGGAGCCGGGTTCATGGCGCTGGCTCTTGCGGTCACCGTCTTCATGATCCGCATGAATCGGCACGCCCTGGGCGACGAAACCCAGAATGCCGCGGCGGTCGCCGCCTGA
- a CDS encoding MerR family transcriptional regulator, whose product MKTIGEFAKLGRVSVRMLRHYDSIGLLTPQVIDPHSGYRFYEVSQLERLNRIVALKDLGLRLEQVRRILDGELTGADLRAMLRLRQVELESQIRQDQHRLARVEARLRLIESEDSMSEPNITTKTVEPATTIGLRALADSVTSEDIGPVIQPLYPRIIEALGAAGQTPVGPSIAYYAPAPEHSPDAVWVHATFPVAADAVAGLETFDIPGGEVASMIHLGSMDQIDSTYQTLNRWVGEQGYRLTGQGREIYLEMSDDQSQWVTEVQVDFVR is encoded by the coding sequence ATGAAAACCATCGGAGAATTCGCCAAACTCGGCCGGGTGTCGGTGCGGATGCTGCGGCATTACGACTCGATCGGTCTGCTCACACCGCAGGTCATCGACCCCCACAGTGGATACCGGTTCTATGAGGTGTCCCAGCTGGAACGGCTCAACCGAATCGTCGCGCTCAAGGACCTCGGTCTACGACTCGAGCAGGTCCGCCGCATTCTCGACGGCGAGCTGACCGGCGCGGATCTACGCGCCATGCTGCGGTTGCGTCAGGTCGAACTCGAGTCGCAGATCCGCCAGGATCAGCACCGGCTCGCCCGGGTGGAGGCGAGGCTTCGACTCATCGAATCGGAGGACAGCATGTCAGAACCCAACATCACCACCAAGACGGTTGAACCGGCCACCACAATCGGTCTGCGGGCCCTGGCCGACAGTGTCACCAGCGAGGACATCGGTCCAGTGATCCAGCCGCTGTACCCGCGGATCATCGAAGCCCTGGGCGCCGCCGGGCAGACGCCCGTCGGACCGAGCATCGCGTACTACGCTCCGGCACCGGAACACTCGCCCGACGCGGTGTGGGTGCACGCCACCTTCCCGGTGGCCGCCGACGCCGTTGCCGGGCTGGAGACGTTCGACATCCCCGGCGGCGAGGTGGCCTCGATGATCCACCTCGGGTCGATGGATCAGATCGACAGCACCTACCAGACACTCAACCGGTGGGTCGGCGAGCAGGGTTACAGACTGACCGGTCAAGGTCGAGAGATCTACCTCGAGATGTCAGATGACCAGAGCCAGTGGGTCACCGAGGTGCAGGTCGACTTCGTTCGCTGA
- the clpB gene encoding ATP-dependent chaperone ClpB has protein sequence MDSFNPTTKTQAALSAAVQAAAAAGNPDVRPAHVLVALLDQSDGIAAPLLKAVGVDPAQARTAAQQLVDRLPKASGASSTPQLSRESIAAVSAAQQLAGELSDEYVSTEHLVVGLATGDSDVAKLLANLGATPQSLRDAFVAVRGNARVTTADPEGTYQALEKYSTDLTAAAREGKLDPVIGRDTEIRRVVQVLSRRTKNNPVLIGEPGVGKTAIVEGLAQRIIAGDVPESLRGKTVVSLDMGSMVAGAKYRGEFEERLKAVLEEIKGSAGQVITFIDELHTIVGAGATGEGAMDAGNMIKPMLARGELRLVGATTLSEYRQYIEKDAALERRFQQVYVGEPSVEDAIGILRGLKERYEVHHGVRITDSALVAAATLSDRYITARFLPDKAIDLVDEAASRLRMEIDSRPVEIDEVERVVRRLEVEEVALAKETDEASKVRLDKLRQELADHREKLNELSARWQGEKQAIDAVRDLKERLEHLRGESERAERDGDLGRAAELRYGQIPVLEKELDAAAAKSGAVNGDVMLQEEVGPDDVAQVVSAWTGIPAGRMLEGETAKLLRMEDELGSRVVGQKQAIEAVSDAVRRARAGVADPNRPLGSFLFLGPTGVGKTELAKALAEFLFDDERAMVRIDMSEYGEKHSVARLVGAPPGYVGYESGGQLTEAVRRRPYTVVLFDEVEKAHPDVFDVLLQVLDEGRLTDGQGRTVDFRNTILVLTSNLGAGGNKDQVMAAVRSAFKPEFINRLDDVVVFDSLTEEQLVSIVDIQLGQLQKRLAQRRLHLEVSDNAKKWLGTRGFDPLYGARPLRRLVQQAIGDQLARALLSGDITDGDVVPVNTSADGETLVLG, from the coding sequence GTGGACAGTTTCAACCCCACCACCAAGACGCAGGCCGCATTGTCGGCCGCGGTGCAGGCGGCAGCCGCCGCAGGCAACCCCGATGTCCGACCGGCACACGTGCTCGTCGCGCTGCTCGATCAGTCCGACGGGATCGCCGCGCCGCTGCTCAAGGCGGTCGGCGTTGATCCCGCTCAGGCGCGCACTGCCGCCCAACAGCTGGTCGACCGACTGCCGAAGGCATCCGGCGCCAGCTCAACCCCGCAACTCAGTCGCGAATCGATCGCGGCTGTCTCGGCGGCCCAGCAGCTCGCCGGCGAATTGAGCGATGAGTACGTCTCCACCGAACATCTGGTCGTCGGGCTGGCGACCGGCGACTCCGACGTCGCGAAGTTGCTCGCCAACCTGGGCGCCACTCCGCAATCGCTGCGCGATGCGTTTGTGGCCGTGCGCGGCAACGCCCGCGTCACCACCGCCGATCCGGAAGGCACGTACCAGGCGCTGGAGAAGTACTCCACCGACCTGACCGCCGCCGCACGCGAAGGCAAGCTCGATCCGGTCATCGGCCGCGACACCGAGATCCGACGTGTGGTGCAGGTCCTCAGCCGCCGCACCAAGAACAACCCTGTTCTGATCGGTGAGCCCGGCGTGGGCAAGACCGCCATCGTCGAGGGGCTCGCCCAGCGCATCATCGCCGGCGACGTCCCCGAGAGTCTCCGCGGCAAAACCGTTGTGTCCCTGGACATGGGGTCGATGGTCGCCGGTGCGAAGTATCGCGGCGAGTTCGAAGAGCGGCTGAAGGCCGTTCTGGAGGAGATCAAAGGTTCTGCGGGCCAGGTCATCACGTTCATCGATGAGCTGCACACCATCGTCGGCGCCGGTGCCACCGGTGAGGGCGCCATGGACGCCGGCAACATGATCAAGCCGATGCTGGCACGCGGTGAACTGCGGCTCGTGGGTGCCACCACGCTGAGCGAGTATCGCCAGTACATCGAGAAGGACGCCGCTCTCGAACGCCGGTTCCAGCAGGTGTACGTGGGAGAACCCTCGGTGGAGGACGCCATCGGTATCTTGCGTGGGCTCAAGGAGCGCTACGAGGTGCACCACGGTGTCCGGATCACGGACTCCGCACTGGTTGCCGCCGCCACCCTGAGTGACCGCTACATCACCGCAAGGTTCCTGCCCGACAAGGCAATCGACCTCGTGGACGAAGCGGCATCGCGTCTGCGCATGGAGATCGACTCCCGTCCGGTCGAGATCGACGAAGTCGAGCGGGTGGTGCGACGGCTCGAGGTCGAGGAGGTCGCGCTCGCCAAGGAAACCGATGAGGCTTCCAAGGTGCGCCTGGACAAACTGCGTCAGGAACTCGCCGACCACCGCGAAAAGCTGAACGAGCTCTCCGCACGTTGGCAGGGCGAGAAGCAGGCCATCGACGCGGTGCGAGATCTCAAGGAACGTTTGGAGCACCTCCGTGGTGAATCCGAGCGCGCCGAACGAGACGGAGATCTGGGACGTGCGGCAGAACTGCGATACGGCCAGATCCCTGTCCTGGAAAAGGAACTCGACGCGGCTGCCGCCAAGTCGGGTGCGGTCAACGGCGACGTGATGTTGCAGGAAGAGGTCGGTCCCGACGATGTGGCGCAGGTCGTCTCAGCGTGGACCGGTATTCCGGCCGGTCGCATGCTCGAAGGCGAGACCGCCAAGTTGCTGCGGATGGAAGACGAACTGGGCTCGCGGGTCGTCGGCCAGAAGCAGGCCATCGAGGCGGTGTCGGACGCGGTTCGTCGCGCTCGGGCCGGTGTGGCAGACCCGAACCGTCCGCTCGGATCGTTCCTGTTCCTCGGCCCCACGGGTGTCGGCAAGACCGAGCTCGCCAAGGCACTGGCAGAGTTCTTGTTCGACGACGAACGCGCGATGGTCCGCATCGACATGAGTGAATACGGCGAAAAGCACAGTGTCGCACGGCTCGTGGGTGCGCCTCCGGGATATGTCGGCTACGAGTCCGGCGGCCAGTTGACCGAAGCGGTTCGGCGTCGCCCGTACACAGTGGTGCTGTTCGACGAGGTCGAGAAGGCCCACCCCGACGTGTTCGACGTGTTGCTGCAGGTGCTAGACGAAGGACGGTTGACGGACGGTCAAGGCCGTACGGTCGACTTCCGGAACACCATCTTGGTCCTCACGTCGAACCTCGGTGCAGGCGGGAACAAGGACCAGGTCATGGCGGCCGTGCGCTCGGCGTTCAAGCCCGAGTTCATCAACCGGCTCGATGACGTGGTGGTGTTCGACTCGCTCACCGAGGAGCAACTGGTGTCCATCGTCGACATCCAGCTGGGCCAGTTGCAGAAGCGGCTCGCACAGCGTCGACTGCACCTCGAGGTCTCGGACAACGCCAAGAAGTGGCTCGGCACACGCGGTTTCGATCCCCTGTACGGGGCCCGGCCACTGCGCCGGCTGGTTCAGCAGGCCATCGGCGACCAGCTCGCGAGGGCGCTGCTCTCCGGCGACATCACCGACGGCGATGTGGTGCCCGTGAACACCAGCGCCGACGGCGAGACGTTGGTCCTGGGCTGA
- a CDS encoding maleylpyruvate isomerase family mycothiol-dependent enzyme → MGSNFSAVWPVVHAERERLVRDLSDLPADAWAKPSLCPGWDVHDVLAHLIDGAMTTRLGFARRMMANRFDFDRDNSAGIAQQKRADPRQTLEALGEVITSTRTPPANSKTRLVEMFVHGEDIRRPLGNDVGYPVDPVVEALSYQVKTAVGFGGGRERVVGLRLTVTDSDVVLGGAGAVEVRGRAIDLLLAVSGRPVPPGALVGPGVEKLATTA, encoded by the coding sequence ATGGGAAGCAATTTTTCTGCGGTCTGGCCGGTTGTCCACGCCGAGCGCGAGCGTTTGGTGAGAGATCTGAGCGACCTACCTGCAGATGCTTGGGCGAAGCCATCACTGTGTCCGGGTTGGGATGTGCACGACGTTCTGGCCCACCTGATCGATGGGGCGATGACCACCCGTCTCGGTTTCGCGCGTCGGATGATGGCCAATCGGTTCGACTTCGATCGCGACAACTCGGCCGGGATAGCCCAGCAAAAGCGTGCTGATCCCCGACAGACGCTAGAAGCGTTGGGCGAGGTGATCACGTCGACGAGGACGCCGCCGGCCAACTCGAAGACGCGGCTCGTCGAGATGTTCGTCCACGGTGAAGACATTCGGCGGCCGTTGGGCAACGATGTGGGCTATCCGGTGGATCCGGTGGTCGAGGCGCTGAGTTATCAGGTGAAAACCGCGGTGGGGTTCGGCGGGGGACGGGAACGGGTGGTCGGGCTGCGTCTGACCGTCACCGACTCGGATGTTGTGCTCGGGGGTGCTGGCGCCGTTGAGGTGCGTGGGCGGGCGATCGATCTACTCCTGGCGGTGTCGGGTCGTCCGGTTCCACCAGGCGCGTTGGTGGGGCCGGGCGTGGAGAAACTCGCGACGACCGCGTAA
- a CDS encoding TetR/AcrR family transcriptional regulator, with product MTSRTTGQSRADVIADTAIGLIAGQGLRGLTHRAVDSTAGIPQGSTSYYAPTRQALLGLAARRLAQRSADNADNILLDLGTSVPDDAGERIGSLTAAAVALMDSLVGRPVDMRARYALLIELPADDALHQALSSFSAVQAGAGAAAELVLTRFGVSDPGERTSELVRLIDSLVFTQIATPSPAARREAVGALAAYLRGIM from the coding sequence ATGACATCCAGAACGACCGGTCAATCGCGGGCTGACGTCATCGCCGATACGGCCATCGGCTTGATCGCGGGGCAGGGATTGCGCGGGCTGACCCATCGCGCTGTGGACTCGACTGCAGGAATTCCTCAGGGCTCCACGTCGTACTACGCGCCGACGCGGCAGGCGCTTCTCGGCCTCGCCGCGAGGCGGCTCGCGCAACGCAGTGCGGACAATGCCGACAACATTCTGCTCGACCTCGGGACGTCCGTGCCTGACGACGCCGGTGAACGGATCGGTTCGCTCACCGCCGCCGCCGTCGCGCTGATGGACTCACTCGTCGGTCGGCCGGTGGACATGCGCGCCCGCTATGCGCTGCTGATCGAGTTACCCGCCGACGACGCTCTGCATCAAGCACTTTCGTCATTCTCCGCTGTGCAGGCGGGCGCGGGCGCCGCCGCCGAACTGGTCCTGACCCGCTTCGGTGTGAGCGACCCCGGGGAACGTACAAGCGAACTCGTGCGGCTCATCGACTCCCTTGTCTTCACCCAGATCGCGACCCCGTCTCCCGCGGCTCGACGAGAAGCGGTCGGAGCGTTGGCTGCTTACCTACGCGGAATCATGTGA
- a CDS encoding FAD-dependent oxidoreductase — protein sequence MKVAVVGAGIGGLCVAVGLQRNGADVTVFERSDRVRAGGSGLSIFGNGLRALESLGLREQFEAITSPEAATYRSGQRRPDGRWLATIPPDAVSDLRIVHRTDLHHMLLAQLQPGTLRCSMEVIGAHSDGIVRIRHTPGSASEQDFDLVVAADGLHSGFRARWGRDPGVRYAGYSAWRGITSTPVDLQGEAGETWGEQMRFGVAPLADGRVYWFGVATMPRRRPLSAPYEYAELNRMFGTWHSPIPELIRTTEPEAVSFLPIDELAGDLPSYRHGRCVLLGDAAHAMTPNLGQGGGQAMEDAATLAALLSPIAAGVNPDERTIDSILNSYDKARRPRTQALARRSRRLGTLAHVRGRSRTAVRDLLLQTTPPSALRSQLKRTQDWHPPEVAAVPRRMSSPSGRCEPALLHRHKSRLGG from the coding sequence ATGAAGGTCGCAGTGGTGGGGGCTGGTATCGGCGGATTGTGCGTGGCCGTCGGACTACAGCGCAACGGTGCCGACGTCACCGTGTTCGAACGCTCGGACCGGGTTCGTGCAGGCGGGTCGGGACTGTCGATCTTCGGCAACGGACTTCGAGCACTTGAATCTCTTGGGCTCAGGGAACAGTTCGAGGCGATCACATCGCCGGAGGCTGCGACCTATCGCAGCGGACAACGGCGGCCCGACGGCCGATGGTTGGCCACGATCCCGCCTGATGCAGTCTCCGACTTACGCATTGTGCATCGCACCGATCTGCACCACATGCTGCTTGCCCAATTGCAGCCTGGAACCCTCCGATGTTCGATGGAGGTGATCGGTGCTCATTCCGACGGAATCGTACGCATTCGCCACACGCCCGGTTCGGCGAGCGAGCAAGACTTCGACCTCGTCGTCGCAGCCGACGGCCTTCACAGCGGCTTCCGCGCTCGATGGGGCCGAGACCCCGGCGTTCGGTACGCCGGATACAGCGCTTGGCGCGGTATCACCTCCACGCCGGTCGACCTACAGGGCGAGGCAGGCGAAACCTGGGGTGAGCAAATGCGATTCGGTGTCGCGCCGTTGGCCGACGGTCGTGTCTACTGGTTCGGTGTGGCCACCATGCCAAGGCGCCGACCTCTGTCTGCGCCGTACGAATACGCCGAACTGAATCGGATGTTCGGCACCTGGCACTCCCCCATTCCCGAGTTGATCCGCACCACGGAGCCCGAAGCGGTCTCATTTCTTCCCATCGATGAACTCGCCGGCGACCTTCCGTCGTACCGACATGGCCGCTGCGTCCTACTAGGCGATGCTGCGCATGCCATGACACCCAATCTCGGCCAGGGAGGCGGTCAGGCGATGGAAGACGCCGCAACGCTCGCCGCACTCCTGTCCCCCATTGCCGCGGGCGTCAATCCTGATGAGCGCACCATCGATTCGATTCTCAACAGCTATGACAAAGCGCGCCGACCACGGACCCAGGCTCTCGCCAGACGATCCCGACGGCTCGGGACACTCGCACACGTCCGCGGACGTAGCCGCACGGCCGTTCGGGACCTGCTACTACAGACCACGCCACCGTCGGCGCTTCGGTCACAACTCAAACGAACGCAGGACTGGCACCCACCCGAGGTCGCGGCGGTTCCTCGCCGCATGTCATCGCCGTCTGGTCGGTGCGAACCGGCCCTGTTGCACAGACACAAAAGCAGATTGGGAGGATAG
- a CDS encoding MFS transporter, which produces MTLFNIGFYLVVPFLAVHLSEGLGFAAWVVGLVLGLRMASQQGMFFVGGSLADRFGVRRIVLIGIAARIVGFIAVGFAESLVGVVGGVLLIGLAAALFAPAVEAANASYGALLERQNIMRRTELFGLEQMCSRTGTVLGPLLGAALLGVPFAWTTCSAAVLFAGLWIAFFRWFPATVTTSAMQPGSVAPADRRIWAVWRSVLSHKVFLAYAALCAAQLSAYSLLYLMLPAELECIAGNQSALGWFYAALR; this is translated from the coding sequence ATGACCTTGTTCAACATCGGCTTTTATCTCGTGGTGCCCTTTCTCGCCGTCCACCTTTCTGAGGGTCTCGGCTTTGCGGCGTGGGTGGTCGGCCTGGTTCTCGGTCTGCGCATGGCTTCCCAGCAGGGGATGTTCTTCGTCGGTGGCAGCCTTGCCGACCGGTTCGGTGTCAGGCGGATCGTCCTCATCGGAATCGCCGCGCGAATCGTCGGGTTCATCGCCGTCGGTTTCGCCGAATCCCTTGTCGGAGTTGTTGGCGGCGTGCTGCTCATCGGGTTGGCGGCCGCCCTGTTCGCACCTGCGGTCGAAGCGGCAAATGCCAGCTATGGTGCGCTGCTCGAGCGACAGAACATCATGCGCCGCACCGAATTGTTCGGCCTCGAACAGATGTGCAGCCGCACCGGAACCGTTCTTGGCCCGCTCCTGGGCGCAGCTTTGCTCGGCGTTCCATTCGCGTGGACCACCTGCTCGGCCGCGGTGCTCTTCGCCGGGTTGTGGATTGCGTTCTTTCGGTGGTTCCCCGCGACCGTGACAACGTCGGCAATGCAGCCGGGATCGGTCGCCCCAGCCGACCGCCGGATCTGGGCGGTGTGGCGGTCAGTGTTGTCGCACAAGGTGTTTCTTGCCTACGCCGCACTGTGCGCGGCGCAGCTGTCGGCGTACAGCCTGTTGTATCTGATGCTGCCCGCTGAACTCGAGTGCATCGCCGGGAACCAGAGCGCATTGGGATGGTTCTATGCGGCGCTGCGTTGA